In Edaphobacter dinghuensis, one genomic interval encodes:
- a CDS encoding N-acyl-D-amino-acid deacylase family protein, translating into MPLCDTLIRNAYIMDGSGGEAWAGDVAIDDGHICAVGQIPEYSARQVIDGSGHILAPGFIDVHTHDDTNVIRTPEMLPKLSQGVTTVIVGNCGISAAPVQLTGAPPDPMNLLGTADVFRYPTFRSYVAAIEEAQPAVNVAALVGHTSLRNNHMDRLDRAATATETERMRTQLSEALDSGALGMSSGLAYLSANSAPTEEVLALAEPLAEAGAIYTTHMRTETEGILDAMSEAFRIGRQSSVPVVISHLKCAGIANWGRSEEVLQAFDAALASQPAGCDCYPYAAGSSTLDLRQVDERVEIMITWCEPHPEMAGQTLAQIAATWKVEQIEAARRLQPAGAIYHSISEEDMRRILSHPATMIGSDGLPNDPLPHPRLWGTFPRVLGRYSRELKLFPMAIAIHKMTGMPAVRFGLANRGLIKEGYCADLVLFNPETVRDTATFTKPISPAEGIAAVWVNGVLSYRDGASTGERGGRFLSRQSSHI; encoded by the coding sequence ATGCCTCTCTGCGACACGCTGATTCGCAACGCATACATTATGGACGGAAGCGGCGGCGAAGCCTGGGCCGGCGACGTCGCCATCGATGACGGCCATATCTGCGCCGTCGGGCAGATCCCGGAGTACAGCGCGCGTCAGGTTATCGACGGCAGCGGTCACATCCTCGCTCCCGGCTTTATCGATGTTCATACCCACGATGATACAAACGTAATCCGCACACCGGAGATGCTGCCGAAATTATCACAGGGGGTTACGACGGTGATCGTCGGCAACTGCGGCATCAGTGCTGCGCCTGTGCAACTCACCGGTGCACCTCCCGATCCGATGAACCTGTTAGGCACTGCGGATGTCTTCCGCTATCCAACGTTCAGATCCTATGTCGCAGCCATCGAAGAGGCGCAACCCGCGGTTAATGTAGCCGCGCTTGTAGGCCACACGTCGCTGCGCAACAATCACATGGACCGTCTTGACCGCGCCGCAACCGCAACGGAGACCGAGCGTATGCGCACGCAGTTGAGCGAAGCGCTGGATAGCGGAGCACTGGGTATGAGCTCAGGCCTGGCCTACCTGTCGGCCAACTCAGCACCCACAGAAGAGGTTCTAGCGCTAGCAGAGCCACTTGCAGAGGCCGGTGCGATCTATACGACGCATATGCGAACGGAGACGGAGGGAATCCTCGATGCGATGAGCGAAGCCTTCCGCATCGGTCGTCAAAGCTCCGTACCGGTAGTCATCTCTCATCTGAAGTGCGCCGGCATCGCTAATTGGGGACGCAGCGAAGAGGTATTGCAGGCATTCGATGCAGCCCTCGCCTCGCAGCCCGCAGGCTGCGACTGCTATCCCTATGCAGCGGGTTCAAGCACGCTTGATCTGCGTCAGGTCGATGAGCGCGTTGAGATCATGATCACATGGTGCGAGCCGCATCCAGAGATGGCAGGCCAAACGCTCGCCCAGATCGCCGCAACCTGGAAGGTCGAGCAGATAGAGGCCGCGCGACGCTTGCAGCCTGCGGGCGCCATTTATCACAGCATCTCGGAAGAAGACATGCGGCGCATCCTCAGCCATCCTGCAACCATGATCGGCTCGGATGGTCTGCCGAACGATCCCCTGCCCCATCCGCGGCTATGGGGAACCTTCCCTCGTGTGCTAGGCCGCTATAGCCGCGAGTTGAAGTTGTTTCCCATGGCAATCGCGATTCATAAGATGACAGGTATGCCCGCTGTACGATTTGGGCTGGCCAATCGCGGGTTGATCAAGGAAGGCTATTGCGCTGATCTTGTGCTCTTCAATCCAGAGACCGTGCGGGACACCGCCACATTTACCAAGCCAATCAGTCCGGCGGAAGGAATCGCAGCGGTGTGGGTTAACGGGGTGTTGTCTTATCGAGACGGCGCTTCAACCGGCGAGCGAGGCGGAAGATTTCTGTCGCGTCAGTCATCACACATTTGA
- a CDS encoding amino acid deaminase, with the protein MTEGNFMVGIAAFDSHITPLNKGLGTFDHPLAPEEMAKLGWNLLREDLSLPTAVLYQEKLLHNLHWMQQFITAYGVKLAPHGKTTMAPKLFDLQLKGGAWGITLATAHQVSVAYQHGVRRVLMANQLVGKQNMAIISRLLEDETFDFYCLVDSAEQVEQLGKFFSAKDQRLQVLIELGVEGGRTGVRDAEQVQSVLTALEAWHEQLVLCGIEVYEGVLKDGASIRSFLQRAVDITRKLMLEKRFGGKRILLSGAGSAWYDVVADVFSKAELGDLVDVVLRPGCYLTHDVGIYREAQQQILARNPIAKQMHSSLQPALQLWAYVQSVPEKDRAIVALGKRDAAFDAGLPIPVLRYRPGTAAPVAAPSGWQLTKMMDQHAYLQIAEGDDIRVGDMIGFDISHPCLTFDKWRCLPMLNAEYDIIDAVQTFF; encoded by the coding sequence ATGACAGAGGGAAATTTTATGGTCGGAATTGCCGCATTCGATTCGCACATTACACCTCTCAACAAAGGCTTAGGGACCTTCGACCATCCGCTTGCACCGGAGGAGATGGCGAAGCTGGGATGGAACCTGCTGCGCGAAGATCTGAGCCTGCCGACGGCTGTTCTGTATCAGGAAAAGCTGCTGCACAACCTGCACTGGATGCAGCAATTCATCACGGCCTATGGAGTTAAGCTGGCGCCGCACGGTAAGACGACCATGGCTCCGAAGCTGTTTGACCTGCAACTGAAGGGCGGCGCTTGGGGAATCACATTGGCTACCGCACATCAGGTATCGGTTGCCTATCAGCATGGTGTTCGTCGTGTGTTGATGGCGAACCAACTGGTTGGCAAACAGAACATGGCCATCATCTCGAGGCTGCTCGAAGACGAGACGTTCGATTTTTACTGTCTGGTCGACTCAGCGGAGCAGGTAGAACAACTCGGCAAGTTCTTTAGCGCAAAGGACCAGCGCTTGCAGGTGCTGATCGAACTGGGAGTAGAAGGTGGCCGCACCGGCGTTCGCGATGCCGAGCAGGTGCAATCCGTTCTGACAGCTTTGGAAGCATGGCACGAACAACTGGTTCTTTGCGGAATAGAGGTTTATGAAGGCGTACTGAAAGATGGAGCGTCTATTCGTAGTTTCCTGCAACGCGCTGTAGATATTACGCGGAAGCTCATGTTGGAAAAACGATTTGGTGGCAAACGCATCCTGCTTTCGGGTGCCGGTTCTGCCTGGTACGACGTGGTCGCCGATGTCTTCTCAAAGGCCGAGCTGGGAGATTTGGTCGATGTGGTGTTGCGACCCGGATGCTATCTGACCCACGATGTCGGTATCTACCGCGAGGCGCAACAACAGATCCTCGCGCGCAATCCGATTGCGAAACAGATGCACTCGAGCCTGCAACCGGCGCTGCAACTGTGGGCGTATGTCCAATCGGTTCCGGAGAAAGACCGCGCCATTGTGGCTTTGGGAAAGCGGGATGCCGCATTCGACGCCGGTCTTCCTATACCCGTTCTGCGCTATAGGCCGGGAACTGCGGCTCCTGTGGCGGCTCCGTCCGGCTGGCAACTTACCAAGATGATGGACCAGCACGCCTATCTTCAGATCGCCGAGGGCGACGATATTCGCGTTGGCGACATGATCGGATTCGATATCTCGCATCCGTGCCTTACCTTTGACAAGTGGCGCTGCCTGCCGATGCTAAATGCTGAATACGATATCATCGACGCGGTGCAGACCTTCTTCTAA
- a CDS encoding BON domain-containing protein, producing the protein MARSKFLTIAAAALLSFTFSAAPTFAQSAQSTWSQDDTVRIIKDVQKQIGSLTNYAVFDWITFGIHGKTLVLNGYASRPTLKDDAGRAVKGIPGIASVENNIEVLPNSPNDDRVRAAVYNRIYTAPSLRRYNANQGRLGRGLSVARMAGGITVDPPLGYHAIHIIVKNGNVILYGVVSNASDAAIAGMQANSAPGAFGITNNIVVEGAPAKNK; encoded by the coding sequence ATGGCACGTTCGAAATTTCTAACAATTGCAGCCGCCGCTTTGCTCAGTTTCACTTTCTCCGCTGCTCCGACATTCGCTCAGAGCGCCCAATCCACCTGGTCGCAAGACGACACCGTTCGCATTATCAAGGACGTCCAGAAACAGATCGGCAGCCTTACTAACTATGCAGTCTTCGACTGGATCACCTTCGGTATCCACGGCAAGACACTTGTTCTTAACGGCTATGCCTCTCGCCCCACCCTCAAGGACGACGCTGGCCGCGCGGTCAAAGGTATTCCCGGCATCGCTTCGGTCGAGAACAATATCGAAGTCTTACCGAACTCACCGAACGACGACCGCGTCCGTGCCGCCGTCTATAACCGCATCTACACCGCACCCAGCCTTCGCCGTTACAACGCCAATCAAGGAAGACTCGGCCGTGGGCTCAGCGTGGCACGCATGGCTGGCGGCATCACCGTCGATCCGCCTCTGGGCTATCACGCCATTCACATCATCGTGAAGAATGGTAACGTCATCCTCTACGGCGTTGTTTCGAACGCGAGCGATGCGGCCATCGCAGGGATGCAGGCCAACTCTGCCCCCGGTGCCTTCGGCATTACCAACAACATCGTCGTTGAAGGCGCACCAGCTAAAAACAAGTAG
- a CDS encoding DMT family transporter, with product MPQSNNKMQRQGAQLSDLRAIGFALAGFTFWVLADTSIKLVGQSGLPAYEMVAFLGLFMAMFLAMYALWRHQMHTLRPHRLNRQVARACLDMGNNVCVVIALRHLTLTLFYILVFMAPMVIALLSSVFLREGLAWKRVTAIGVGFAGVVIAVHPWSSIREGDWIGFGACMVCVACFSVNMVWSRVLTRTESPESLAFFSGLVTAAVGLALMMMHAKPLTIRLTAGLFAMGLFCALGTLCFYIAVKHTSAANVSQYHYTQLVTGTLVSYLVWHNKPGLYVLMGGSLILGSGLYIAMAAREIVPLTEGN from the coding sequence ATGCCTCAAAGCAATAACAAGATGCAGAGACAGGGAGCACAGCTTTCGGATTTGAGGGCGATTGGGTTTGCACTGGCTGGATTCACCTTTTGGGTGCTGGCAGATACCTCAATTAAATTGGTAGGGCAGTCGGGGCTACCCGCTTATGAGATGGTCGCGTTTCTAGGGTTGTTTATGGCTATGTTTCTGGCTATGTATGCATTGTGGCGACATCAAATGCATACGTTGCGACCACATCGCCTGAACCGACAGGTGGCGCGGGCTTGTCTGGATATGGGGAACAATGTATGCGTCGTGATTGCGCTACGACATCTGACACTAACGCTTTTCTACATCCTCGTCTTCATGGCGCCGATGGTGATTGCGCTCCTGTCATCTGTGTTTCTGCGCGAGGGGTTGGCCTGGAAGAGGGTAACGGCGATTGGTGTCGGGTTTGCAGGAGTGGTTATTGCGGTACACCCGTGGAGCAGCATCCGCGAAGGCGACTGGATTGGGTTCGGCGCGTGCATGGTGTGCGTTGCATGCTTCTCCGTGAATATGGTGTGGTCGCGTGTGCTGACCCGGACCGAATCACCGGAGAGTCTGGCCTTTTTTTCTGGTCTGGTGACCGCAGCAGTAGGGCTTGCACTGATGATGATGCATGCCAAACCGCTAACCATTCGACTAACAGCGGGCTTATTTGCCATGGGCTTGTTTTGTGCACTTGGAACGCTCTGCTTCTACATCGCAGTGAAACACACCTCCGCAGCGAATGTGTCCCAGTACCACTACACCCAATTAGTTACTGGAACGCTGGTTTCCTATCTTGTGTGGCATAACAAGCCCGGCTTGTATGTATTGATGGGTGGATCGCTGATTCTAGGGTCAGGGCTTTACATTGCCATGGCGGCGCGTGAGATCGTGCCGCTGACCGAGGGGAACTGA
- a CDS encoding RidA family protein, producing the protein MSIKRYGVEGGKGTGGQHLPFARAVEANGWLYVSGQVPMVDGEVVVGNIIVQSHQAIRNVLSILKEAGYGPEHVVRCGVWLDDPRDFQSFNGVFREYFGANPPARACVVSSMVVDCKVELDCVAYKEPTT; encoded by the coding sequence ATGAGCATCAAGCGATACGGCGTAGAGGGCGGTAAAGGAACCGGCGGTCAGCACCTGCCGTTTGCCAGAGCAGTCGAGGCGAATGGGTGGCTGTACGTTTCCGGTCAGGTCCCCATGGTCGACGGCGAGGTGGTCGTTGGAAATATTATCGTCCAATCGCATCAGGCCATTCGCAATGTGCTGTCGATCTTAAAAGAGGCAGGCTACGGTCCGGAGCACGTCGTACGCTGCGGCGTATGGCTGGACGATCCTCGCGACTTTCAATCCTTCAACGGAGTCTTTCGGGAGTACTTCGGCGCGAATCCGCCTGCGCGCGCTTGTGTCGTTTCGAGCATGGTGGTTGACTGCAAGGTCGAGCTCGATTGTGTCGCTTATAAAGAACCCACAACCTGA
- a CDS encoding GntT/GntP/DsdX family permease, with product MIDHHAMVLLVSASVAVITLILLIAVCKLNPFIVLFLTSLGLAMATGMPMHAIVQSFEAGLSGTMGHIAIVVALGTMLGKMMAESGGADRIAYTLIHLFGEKRIHWAMMVIGFVVGLPVFFEVGFVLLIPIVFTVARRTRTSLILVGLPLVAGLSVVHGLVPPHPAALVAVSIYNADMGRTIFYALLVAIPTVVIAGPLYAKFIAPKIHLDLDNPMAAEFVDHGEERSLPGFGLTLATILLPVILMLLGSWADTLSSPKSAWNNALHLLGNADISLLVGVLVSFITLGKMRGFNRESILKFSNECLAPTATITLLVGAGGGFGRILQDSGVSQAIVQVALHAHVPILILAWTVAALIRLSTGSATVAMTTAAGIVAPIALHIPGARPELLAIATGAGSLFFSHVNDGGFWLVKEYFNMSVADTIKTWSVCETIISVVALLLTLALSVA from the coding sequence ATGATCGACCATCATGCGATGGTTCTGCTTGTCTCGGCATCCGTTGCGGTCATTACGCTCATCCTGCTGATTGCTGTCTGCAAGCTGAATCCGTTCATCGTCCTTTTTCTGACTTCGCTTGGTCTGGCAATGGCCACCGGCATGCCGATGCATGCGATTGTGCAGTCGTTTGAGGCCGGACTCAGCGGCACGATGGGGCATATTGCGATCGTGGTAGCACTAGGCACCATGCTTGGCAAGATGATGGCGGAGTCCGGCGGCGCCGACCGCATCGCATATACGCTGATTCACCTGTTCGGAGAAAAGCGCATTCACTGGGCCATGATGGTGATCGGCTTTGTGGTGGGGTTGCCGGTCTTCTTTGAGGTCGGCTTCGTGCTCCTTATCCCCATTGTGTTTACAGTGGCGCGGCGCACGCGGACATCGCTGATTCTTGTCGGCCTCCCTCTCGTGGCTGGACTCTCTGTGGTCCACGGACTCGTGCCGCCGCATCCGGCGGCACTCGTCGCAGTATCGATCTATAACGCCGATATGGGCCGCACCATCTTTTATGCCCTGCTCGTCGCCATTCCTACCGTTGTTATCGCTGGGCCGCTCTATGCGAAGTTCATCGCTCCCAAAATCCATCTCGATCTCGACAACCCCATGGCTGCGGAGTTCGTCGATCATGGCGAAGAGCGCAGTCTCCCCGGCTTCGGTCTCACGCTCGCGACAATACTACTTCCCGTCATATTGATGTTGCTGGGCAGTTGGGCCGACACACTATCGTCCCCCAAAAGCGCATGGAACAATGCCTTGCACCTTCTAGGCAATGCCGACATCTCGCTCCTTGTCGGCGTCCTTGTAAGTTTCATCACGCTTGGCAAGATGCGAGGGTTCAACCGCGAGTCAATCCTTAAATTTTCCAACGAATGCCTTGCTCCCACAGCAACCATCACCTTGCTGGTCGGTGCCGGCGGAGGCTTCGGCCGCATCCTGCAGGACAGCGGTGTCTCTCAGGCGATCGTCCAGGTCGCGCTCCACGCTCACGTGCCGATTCTTATCCTTGCGTGGACAGTCGCCGCCTTAATCCGTCTGTCCACCGGCTCTGCCACCGTGGCCATGACCACAGCAGCCGGCATCGTAGCTCCTATTGCCCTGCATATTCCAGGTGCCCGGCCTGAGTTGCTGGCGATTGCCACCGGCGCCGGATCGCTCTTCTTCTCACACGTCAATGATGGTGGTTTCTGGCTGGTGAAGGAGTACTTCAATATGAGCGTCGCGGATACGATCAAAACCTGGTCGGTTTGCGAGACCATTATCTCGGTCGTTGCGCTGTTACTGACCTTGGCGCTATCGGTAGCATAA
- a CDS encoding lactonase family protein: protein MNETFSRRGFLKGAAALSIAHSVSAMAETSEGDSRKGRTFAYAGCYTGAVGDGSNGKGIYLFEMDPHTGALSLLKLAAEAASPSWLSLDPSGRYLYAANEITNFDGTNGSVSAYAVDRTSGDLRLINTVSSEGGGPAYLTTDADGKYVFVANYAGGSIAVFPILADGSLGRACDVHRDSGLVGSTTPTNAPPGSFAWSGHDAPHAHMILADPKNRFVLHTDLGQDRIYVHRFDQSKGKLSPAATPFISLPTGDGPRHLAFHPNSRWLYSIQEEASTLTFFHYDPSTGSLAPQQTISTLPSRFTGTSFASGVRVSADGRFLYAANRLHDTIAVFSIESDGSLKYLGEVSTMGDYPNQFNIDPSGRFLYACNRKSDVITAFSIDRDTGLLTFTGHYTPVGSASCIVFAG, encoded by the coding sequence ATGAATGAGACGTTCTCACGGCGCGGATTTTTGAAGGGCGCTGCGGCCCTTTCGATCGCCCACTCTGTTTCAGCGATGGCAGAGACCTCGGAAGGCGACTCGCGCAAAGGCAGAACTTTTGCATATGCCGGCTGCTACACAGGAGCCGTCGGCGACGGCAGCAACGGCAAAGGGATTTATCTGTTCGAGATGGATCCGCACACCGGGGCGCTATCGCTGCTCAAACTTGCAGCCGAAGCGGCCAGTCCCTCGTGGCTCTCTCTTGACCCCTCTGGACGATACCTCTATGCGGCCAACGAGATCACAAACTTTGATGGCACTAATGGATCAGTAAGCGCCTACGCGGTGGACCGCACCAGCGGCGATCTAAGATTGATCAACACGGTAAGTTCTGAAGGCGGCGGCCCGGCCTATCTCACCACCGATGCCGACGGAAAGTACGTCTTCGTTGCGAACTATGCCGGCGGAAGCATCGCAGTATTTCCTATCCTCGCCGATGGCTCTCTCGGGCGTGCCTGCGATGTGCACCGCGATAGCGGATTGGTTGGAAGCACAACTCCGACTAACGCGCCTCCGGGAAGCTTTGCATGGAGCGGCCACGATGCTCCTCATGCGCACATGATCCTAGCCGATCCAAAGAACCGCTTCGTTCTGCACACCGATCTTGGGCAAGACCGAATCTACGTGCATCGCTTTGACCAGAGCAAAGGCAAGCTGTCTCCTGCCGCCACTCCTTTCATCTCCCTTCCCACAGGCGATGGGCCACGGCACCTCGCATTTCATCCCAACAGCCGTTGGCTCTACTCCATTCAAGAAGAGGCCTCCACGCTGACTTTTTTCCACTACGATCCTTCCACCGGCTCTCTTGCCCCTCAACAGACGATCTCGACCTTGCCTTCGCGCTTTACCGGCACCAGCTTCGCTTCGGGTGTAAGAGTATCGGCTGATGGGCGATTTCTCTATGCGGCCAACCGGCTGCACGACACGATTGCCGTCTTTTCTATTGAGAGCGATGGCAGTCTGAAGTATCTCGGAGAAGTCTCCACCATGGGCGACTATCCCAACCAGTTCAACATCGATCCCAGCGGAAGGTTTCTGTATGCTTGCAATCGTAAAAGCGATGTCATCACGGCATTTTCGATTGACCGCGATACCGGGTTGCTGACCTTCACCGGCCACTATACCCCCGTCGGAAGCGCGAGCTGCATCGTCTTTGCGGGATAA